One window of Marmota flaviventris isolate mMarFla1 chromosome 5, mMarFla1.hap1, whole genome shotgun sequence genomic DNA carries:
- the Cartpt gene encoding cocaine- and amphetamine-regulated transcript protein, protein MESPRLRLLSLLGAALLLMLPLLGARAQEDAELQPRALDIYSAVEDASHEKELIEALQEVLKKLKSKRIPIYEKKYGQVPMCDAGEQCAVRKGARIGKLCDCPRGTSCNSFLLKCL, encoded by the exons ATGGAGAGCCCCCGCCTGCGGCTGCTGTCCCTCCTGGGCGCCGCCCTGCTACTGATGCTACCTCTGCTGGGCGCCCGTGCCCAGGAGGACGCTGAGCTCCAGCCCCGAGCCCTGGACATCTACTCCGCCGTGGAGGATGCCTCCCACGAGAAGGAGCTG ATTGAAGCGCTGCAGGAAGTCTTGAAGAAGCTGAAGAGTAAACGTATTCCCATCTATGAGAAGAAGTACGGGCAAGTCCCTATG TGTGACGCTGGAGAGCAGTGTGCAGTTCGAAAAGGAGCCAGGATTGGGAAGCTGTGTGACTGTCCCCGAGGAACCTCCTGCAATTCCTTCCTCTTGAAGTGCTTATGA